A genome region from Ignavibacteriota bacterium includes the following:
- a CDS encoding ABC transporter permease: MYLLTELKEGLLISFRAVRANKMRSVLTTLGIVIGIVSVTLMSTAIEGVNRAFARSAAAFGTDVLYVQRFPWVGNEDWALIRNRRMLETNFASKIERQSQLSDAVAPVVGTRRRVNLGDLSMDDAFVSGTTHQYMNAAGVTLADGRFFTAEESSGGRPVCAIGANVAETLFPREDPIGKVIRVGGYPYTVLGIFEKQGGLFGVFTSDNRVFIPLLSFESHFGGRRRDVTIQVRVADVTQMEDAKLELEGIMRNLRHIAPGKKSDFSINQQELLTQTFAPISLTIASIGLFITGLSLFVGGIGIMNIMFVSVTERTKEIGIRKAIGARQRTILLQFLVEAAALCLIGGIIGLMIAFPLSLIVDQVLPTAMPLSVVFISITISLVVGVVSGFLPAYRAAKMDPVEALRYE; the protein is encoded by the coding sequence ATGTATCTTCTCACAGAGTTGAAAGAAGGGCTCCTGATCTCGTTCCGCGCGGTCAGGGCCAACAAGATGCGGTCGGTGCTGACCACGCTGGGGATCGTGATCGGCATCGTGTCCGTGACGCTGATGTCCACGGCGATCGAAGGCGTGAACCGCGCCTTTGCGCGAAGTGCCGCAGCGTTCGGGACCGACGTGCTCTACGTGCAGCGCTTCCCCTGGGTGGGGAACGAAGATTGGGCGCTCATCCGCAACCGGCGCATGCTGGAAACGAACTTCGCATCGAAGATCGAACGGCAGTCGCAGTTGAGCGACGCGGTCGCTCCGGTCGTCGGTACGCGGCGGCGCGTCAATCTTGGCGACCTCAGCATGGATGATGCGTTCGTCAGCGGAACGACCCATCAGTATATGAACGCCGCCGGCGTGACCCTGGCCGACGGCCGGTTCTTTACCGCCGAGGAGTCGAGCGGCGGCCGGCCGGTCTGTGCCATCGGCGCGAATGTCGCCGAGACGCTGTTCCCGCGCGAGGACCCGATCGGCAAGGTGATCCGCGTGGGAGGGTATCCGTATACGGTCCTCGGCATATTCGAGAAGCAGGGCGGACTCTTCGGGGTGTTCACGTCGGATAACCGCGTCTTCATCCCGTTGCTGTCGTTCGAATCGCATTTTGGCGGGCGCCGGCGGGATGTGACCATCCAGGTGCGGGTGGCGGATGTCACGCAGATGGAAGATGCGAAGCTCGAGCTCGAAGGGATCATGCGGAATCTCCGCCATATCGCGCCCGGGAAGAAGAGTGATTTCAGCATCAATCAGCAGGAACTGCTCACCCAGACCTTTGCGCCCATCAGCCTGACCATTGCATCGATCGGCCTGTTCATCACGGGCCTCTCCCTCTTTGTCGGCGGCATCGGCATCATGAATATCATGTTCGTCTCGGTGACCGAGCGGACGAAAGAGATCGGCATCCGGAAGGCGATCGGGGCGCGACAGCGCACCATCCTGCTCCAATTCCTCGTGGAGGCCGCCGCATTGTGTCTGATCGGCGGGATCATCGGGCTGATGATCGCGTTCCCGTTGAGCCTCATCGTCGACCAGGTCTTGCCGACGGCCATGCCGCTGTCGGTCGTCTTCATTTCGATCACCATTTCCCTCGTCGTCGGGGTGGTCTCCGGCTTCCTCCCGGCGTACCGCGCGGCCAAGATGGATCCTGTGGAGGCCCTCCGGTATGAGTAA
- a CDS encoding TolC family protein: MSVRLTALSIALVVAVAVAGAQTRTLTLEEATKIALVRNLNVVQAENNASSSESSVLAAYGRYLPNLSASGSWTRTQMEGPIYTQGVAIPGSNAKQTTGSFSAGLSAGLTLFDGFDREANLNRAQSMSDATEHTLVRTKQSIVFQVESSYLNVLRQEQLVKVSEENLKRDRRQLERIVESNRVGALSLADVYRQQSQVASDELNLINAQNSFDKANADLVALIGLNVADEYRFADATISTTLDSTELIAVRTKYRDLGVLTHTALTARPDLLGAKENLDASESSVTIARSNYFPSLSAAAGLSGNNAEFGRLFDYKTIYWGLRLNWTLFDGFATNQAIQSAAASKRNAEISVAQAERNISVEMKKALLDLDAAMKQYEVSQKGLTSATEDRKIAEERYNLGAGTLLDLLVASAGFVSAEANVVNASYNYVIAKRNVEYVLGERTY, encoded by the coding sequence ATGAGTGTGCGTCTCACAGCCCTGAGTATTGCACTGGTCGTTGCGGTCGCCGTTGCCGGAGCGCAGACCAGGACATTGACCCTTGAAGAGGCAACGAAGATCGCCCTCGTACGGAACCTGAACGTGGTGCAGGCAGAGAACAACGCGTCCTCGTCGGAAAGCAGCGTGCTTGCTGCCTACGGCCGCTATTTGCCGAACCTGAGTGCTTCCGGTTCATGGACCCGTACGCAGATGGAAGGGCCGATCTACACCCAGGGTGTCGCGATCCCCGGGTCGAACGCCAAACAGACGACGGGAAGCTTCTCGGCCGGTCTGAGTGCAGGCCTGACGCTCTTCGACGGATTCGACCGCGAAGCGAACCTGAACCGTGCACAGTCGATGTCGGATGCAACGGAACACACCCTGGTCCGCACGAAGCAGTCGATCGTGTTCCAGGTGGAGAGTTCCTATCTGAACGTCCTCCGCCAGGAGCAACTGGTGAAGGTCAGTGAAGAGAATTTGAAACGCGACCGCCGGCAGCTCGAGCGCATCGTTGAATCCAACCGCGTCGGTGCCCTGTCCCTTGCCGATGTCTACCGGCAGCAGTCGCAGGTGGCATCGGACGAGTTGAATCTGATCAATGCACAGAATTCGTTCGACAAGGCGAATGCCGACCTGGTAGCGCTCATCGGCCTCAACGTTGCCGATGAGTATCGTTTCGCGGATGCCACGATCTCGACCACCCTGGATTCCACCGAGCTCATTGCCGTACGCACCAAGTACCGGGACCTCGGGGTGCTGACGCACACCGCCCTGACCGCCCGTCCTGATCTTCTGGGCGCCAAAGAGAATCTCGACGCTTCGGAATCCAGCGTGACGATCGCACGTTCGAATTATTTCCCCTCGTTGAGTGCCGCAGCCGGATTGAGCGGCAACAATGCCGAGTTCGGCCGGCTGTTCGATTACAAGACGATCTACTGGGGCCTGCGTTTGAACTGGACACTGTTCGACGGCTTTGCCACGAACCAGGCGATCCAGAGCGCTGCCGCGAGCAAGCGGAACGCGGAGATCTCGGTTGCACAGGCCGAGCGGAACATCAGTGTGGAAATGAAGAAGGCGCTGCTCGACCTCGATGCAGCCATGAAGCAGTATGAAGTGAGTCAGAAGGGGCTTACCTCTGCAACCGAGGACCGGAAGATCGCGGAGGAGCGGTACAACCTGGGCGCGGGGACGCTGCTGGACCTTCTGGTGGCCAGTGCGGGCTTCGTCAGCGCCGAAGCGAACGTTGTGAATGCCTCGTACAATTATGTCATCGCGAAGCGGAATGTGGAATACGTCCTGGGTGAGCGGACCTACTAA
- a CDS encoding Gfo/Idh/MocA family oxidoreductase, protein MEPLRVGVIGVGHLGRLHTKMLSTMDGVRFAGVHDMDPAKAAAVAAEFGTRAFATQDELFAAVDAVTIATSTTAHFAVAREALGKKLHVFLEKPITETVAEAEELCRLAAAAQVTVQVGHIERFNPAILALDGFPMQPLFIESHRLAQFKPRGTDVAVVLDLMIHDIDLILAFVKSPVRQIDASGVAVVSDTIDIANARIQFENGCVANVTASRISQRSMRKMRMFQPNAYISLDFSEGLAEVFRLLPEDAGDVRGAMVLGEMGLGKNRKKIVYEQPEAKEINALQHELALFVHAVRTGTAPAVTADDARRALEVATSIMQKISQQRLPV, encoded by the coding sequence ATGGAACCCCTTCGCGTCGGTGTCATCGGCGTCGGCCATCTCGGCCGGCTCCATACCAAGATGCTTTCCACCATGGACGGCGTGCGGTTCGCCGGCGTCCATGATATGGATCCGGCCAAGGCGGCCGCGGTTGCCGCCGAATTCGGCACCCGGGCATTTGCCACGCAGGACGAGTTGTTCGCGGCGGTGGACGCGGTGACGATCGCAACCTCGACCACGGCCCATTTCGCGGTGGCCCGTGAGGCGCTCGGGAAGAAGCTGCACGTCTTCCTGGAGAAACCGATCACGGAGACGGTGGCGGAGGCGGAAGAACTCTGCCGGCTGGCCGCGGCCGCACAGGTGACGGTACAGGTCGGTCATATCGAACGGTTCAACCCGGCCATCCTTGCCCTTGACGGATTTCCGATGCAGCCGTTGTTCATCGAATCGCACCGCCTGGCCCAGTTCAAACCACGCGGTACGGATGTCGCGGTGGTGCTGGATCTGATGATCCACGATATCGACCTGATCCTTGCCTTCGTCAAATCACCCGTCCGGCAGATCGACGCCAGTGGCGTCGCCGTCGTCTCGGACACCATCGACATTGCCAATGCCCGCATCCAGTTCGAGAATGGCTGCGTGGCGAACGTCACCGCCAGCCGCATCTCCCAGCGCAGCATGCGGAAGATGCGCATGTTCCAGCCCAATGCCTACATCTCCCTGGACTTCTCCGAAGGGCTTGCGGAGGTGTTCCGCCTGCTGCCTGAGGATGCGGGCGATGTGCGGGGGGCGATGGTGCTCGGTGAAATGGGCCTCGGCAAGAACCGGAAGAAGATCGTGTACGAACAGCCCGAAGCGAAGGAGATCAATGCCCTGCAGCATGAGCTTGCGTTGTTCGTGCATGCCGTGCGCACCGGTACCGCACCTGCCGTGACCGCAGATGATGCCCGACGTGCCCTTGAGGTTGCGACGAGCATCATGCAGAAGATCAGCCAGCAGCGGCTGCCTGTGTGA
- a CDS encoding efflux RND transporter periplasmic adaptor subunit — MAKNGKKSRKKLFIILGIVLLVVILGVILWFASKKEPVLTVQVEKAQLRTVTQIVTATGKIQPEVMVKITPEVSGEIVALPVKEGQRVKRGDVLMKIKPDIYVAQRDQFAAGLLSAKAGLSKSEPEFRRVESLFKKGLVSESEFDIARAAFESNKAAYAQATASLNQANESLRKTTVIAPMDGTVSQLNSELGERVLGTQQFQGTDVMTIADLSRMEARVEVSENDVIMLSVGDTARIEVDAFPDRRVTAVVYEIANTATSKGTGTQEEVTNFEVKMRIVNADVQLRPGMSMTADVETETKPNVMTVPIQSVTTRMPKEEVKPGEGDGQSGMVMAAGTTPKKKEENKAKEIVFVVDGGVVKAMPVRRGISDDSFVEITEGLKEGAQVVSGSYKAINRELEDGAKVRVEEPKKMGVKKTGEGS, encoded by the coding sequence ATGGCTAAGAATGGCAAGAAGTCCAGGAAGAAGCTCTTCATTATTCTGGGGATCGTGTTGCTCGTGGTGATCCTGGGCGTGATCCTCTGGTTCGCGAGCAAGAAGGAGCCGGTCCTCACGGTGCAGGTGGAAAAAGCCCAGTTGCGGACGGTGACACAGATCGTGACGGCGACGGGCAAGATCCAGCCCGAAGTGATGGTGAAGATCACCCCCGAGGTGAGCGGCGAGATCGTTGCCCTCCCGGTGAAGGAGGGGCAGCGGGTGAAGCGGGGCGATGTCCTGATGAAGATCAAGCCCGACATCTATGTTGCCCAGCGCGATCAGTTCGCTGCAGGGCTGCTCTCCGCCAAGGCGGGGCTCAGCAAGAGCGAACCGGAATTTCGCCGCGTGGAATCGCTGTTCAAGAAGGGCCTCGTCTCGGAATCCGAGTTCGATATTGCCCGCGCAGCATTTGAGTCGAACAAGGCGGCCTATGCCCAGGCCACGGCATCGCTGAATCAGGCGAACGAGAGCCTCCGGAAGACCACGGTCATCGCCCCGATGGATGGCACGGTCAGCCAGTTGAACTCCGAACTCGGCGAACGGGTCCTCGGTACGCAGCAGTTCCAGGGGACGGATGTGATGACCATTGCCGACCTGTCGCGCATGGAAGCCCGTGTCGAGGTCAGCGAGAACGATGTGATCATGCTGAGTGTCGGCGATACGGCGCGCATCGAAGTGGATGCATTCCCGGACCGCAGAGTGACCGCGGTGGTGTACGAGATCGCGAACACGGCGACATCGAAGGGGACGGGCACGCAGGAAGAGGTGACGAACTTTGAAGTGAAGATGCGGATCGTGAACGCCGATGTCCAGCTCCGGCCCGGGATGTCGATGACGGCGGATGTCGAGACCGAGACGAAACCGAATGTCATGACGGTGCCGATCCAGAGCGTGACGACCCGCATGCCGAAGGAAGAGGTGAAGCCCGGCGAGGGGGATGGCCAGAGCGGTATGGTGATGGCGGCGGGAACGACCCCGAAGAAGAAGGAAGAGAACAAGGCGAAGGAGATCGTGTTCGTGGTAGACGGCGGTGTGGTCAAGGCCATGCCCGTACGCCGCGGCATCAGCGACGACTCCTTTGTGGAGATCACGGAGGGCCTGAAGGAAGGCGCACAGGTCGTCTCCGGCAGCTATAAGGCGATCAACCGTGAACTCGAGGATGGTGCGAAGGTGCGGGTGGAAGAGCCGAAGAAAATGGGCGTGAAGAAAACCGGCGAGGGCTCGTAA
- a CDS encoding ABC transporter ATP-binding protein → MNVIELRDIVKTYDMGGAEQVLALRGVSMAIGKNEYVAIMGPSGSGKSTLMNIIGCLDTPTSGLYQFNGVNVSEMDDNDLARVRNKEIGFVFQTFNLLPRSDALHNVELPLIYGGVSSSERKQRALETLDHVGLGDRVHHKPNELSGGQRQRVAVARALVTRPSIILADEPTGNLDTKTGEEIMALFEELHHQGNTIILVTHEADIAEHAHRVVRLRDGKIETDELVQKRRVKTAATAS, encoded by the coding sequence ATGAATGTCATTGAACTGCGGGACATCGTCAAGACCTATGACATGGGCGGGGCGGAGCAGGTGCTCGCGCTCCGCGGGGTCTCCATGGCCATCGGGAAGAATGAGTACGTGGCGATCATGGGCCCCTCCGGGTCGGGCAAGTCCACCCTGATGAACATCATCGGCTGTCTCGATACGCCGACCTCGGGGCTCTATCAGTTCAACGGCGTGAATGTCAGCGAGATGGACGACAACGACCTGGCGCGGGTGCGGAACAAGGAGATCGGGTTCGTGTTCCAGACGTTCAACCTGTTGCCGCGGTCGGATGCGCTGCACAATGTCGAACTTCCGTTGATCTATGGCGGCGTGTCATCGTCCGAGCGGAAACAACGTGCGCTGGAAACGCTCGACCATGTCGGGTTGGGCGACAGGGTCCATCACAAGCCGAATGAATTGTCCGGCGGCCAGCGCCAGCGTGTGGCGGTTGCCCGCGCCCTGGTGACCCGGCCGTCGATCATCCTGGCCGATGAGCCGACGGGAAATCTGGACACCAAGACCGGCGAGGAGATCATGGCGCTGTTCGAGGAACTGCACCATCAGGGGAACACCATCATCCTGGTGACGCATGAGGCAGACATTGCTGAGCACGCGCACCGTGTGGTGCGTTTGCGCGACGGCAAGATCGAGACCGACGAACTGGTCCAGAAACGCAGGGTCAAGACGGCAGCAACCGCGTCCTGA
- a CDS encoding class I SAM-dependent rRNA methyltransferase, translating to MTSPFPPATITLRKNEERRILSGHPWVFSNEIRDTQGSPAAGEVVGVRNAAGKPLGIGLFHPHSLIAVRLLSRVPMEIDAAFFRTRLQEAQALRERLFPGSTVYRLVHGEADFLPGLIIDRFNDHFVIQALSFGMDARLPMICDMLEELFHPAAIIERNDPPLRTLDQLPLRRGVLRGEASPVTFIDGGLRFTVDLLAGQKTGYFLDQRVNRLAIRQFSQGARVLDCFCNDGGFALQAAHAGATEVVGIDSSGEAISRARINAAQNGLTTVRFEETDVFSSLAERAERGEMYDVIVLDPPSFTKNRKTVPAAKKGYRELHQLAFRVLAPGGYVLSASCSHHILPDTFLDVIRDAAVRSERRIQLLEWHGASPDHPTLPAVPETGYLKFGVFRVL from the coding sequence ATGACCTCCCCTTTTCCCCCCGCAACCATCACGCTACGCAAGAATGAAGAGCGGCGCATCCTGTCAGGGCACCCCTGGGTGTTCAGCAACGAGATACGCGATACGCAGGGTTCCCCGGCAGCCGGGGAGGTCGTCGGTGTGCGCAATGCCGCCGGCAAACCCCTGGGCATTGGGTTGTTCCATCCGCACTCGCTCATCGCCGTCCGGCTCCTTTCACGGGTGCCCATGGAGATCGATGCAGCGTTCTTCCGCACACGGCTTCAGGAAGCTCAGGCCCTGCGCGAACGCCTGTTCCCCGGCAGCACGGTCTACCGGCTGGTGCACGGCGAAGCGGACTTCCTGCCCGGCCTGATCATCGACCGGTTCAACGACCATTTCGTCATCCAGGCCCTGTCTTTCGGCATGGATGCCCGCCTGCCCATGATCTGTGACATGCTCGAAGAGCTGTTCCATCCGGCAGCGATCATCGAACGGAACGACCCTCCCCTCCGGACCCTCGACCAGCTCCCGCTGCGCAGAGGTGTCCTGCGGGGTGAAGCTTCGCCCGTGACCTTCATCGACGGCGGACTCCGTTTCACCGTGGACCTGCTCGCCGGACAGAAGACCGGCTATTTCCTCGACCAGAGGGTGAACCGCCTCGCTATACGGCAGTTCAGCCAGGGTGCACGGGTCCTCGACTGCTTCTGCAACGATGGCGGGTTCGCGCTGCAGGCGGCACACGCCGGGGCAACAGAGGTTGTCGGCATCGACAGTTCCGGCGAAGCGATCTCACGTGCACGGATCAACGCCGCGCAGAATGGGCTCACGACGGTCCGCTTCGAGGAGACGGATGTATTCTCGTCGCTCGCCGAACGGGCGGAACGGGGTGAGATGTATGATGTGATCGTACTCGACCCTCCGTCCTTTACCAAGAACAGAAAGACGGTTCCCGCCGCAAAGAAGGGCTACCGCGAACTCCATCAACTCGCATTCCGGGTCCTTGCTCCGGGCGGCTATGTTCTCAGTGCCTCATGCTCCCACCATATCCTCCCGGACACGTTCCTGGATGTCATCCGCGACGCAGCGGTCCGTTCTGAACGGCGCATCCAGCTCCTGGAGTGGCACGGAGCCTCGCCCGATCATCCCACTCTGCCCGCCGTCCCCGAGACCGGCTATCTGAAATTCGGGGTCTTCCGGGTCCTGTGA
- a CDS encoding ABC transporter permease: MELANFRESLQMALSAVRTSKLRSILTLLGIAVGVFSIISVMTAVGVLKNSIEEGMMQLGANTFQVQKFPAFNTGPDDRRRFRNRKDITIEQAQAVQERATLAEAVGFEVWSFGKVFVWRGQKSNPNMQVGGENLEGLVTNDWTVDVGRSFSAQDVDEGRKVMILGQAAVEKLFPPSINPVGEEIRVDGTIYQVIGVFAKKGGALGGNQDQFGAIPITTYMQKYGKADRSVNIMVKARSKELLDDTIEQVRSILRAARKVDPGAEDDFAYYSNDSLIKQFNEFTLYLRMGVLLVSSIALLAAGVGIMNIMLVSVTERTREIGIRKAIGAQRKDILAQFMIEAILLSEIGGVIGVAAGILTGNIVGLLLEVPAVIPWDWAAIGIIVCSLVGLLFGVYPAWKAANLDPIEALRYE; the protein is encoded by the coding sequence ATGGAACTGGCGAATTTCAGAGAGAGCCTGCAGATGGCGCTCTCGGCGGTGCGCACGAGCAAGTTGCGGTCGATCCTGACCCTGCTCGGCATCGCGGTAGGTGTGTTCTCGATCATCTCGGTGATGACCGCTGTGGGCGTGCTCAAGAACAGCATCGAAGAAGGGATGATGCAGCTCGGAGCGAATACGTTCCAGGTGCAGAAATTCCCTGCGTTCAATACGGGCCCCGATGACCGCCGGCGATTCCGCAACCGGAAGGACATCACCATCGAACAGGCACAGGCGGTGCAGGAACGTGCGACACTCGCCGAAGCGGTGGGGTTCGAGGTCTGGAGCTTCGGTAAGGTCTTCGTCTGGCGCGGACAGAAATCCAATCCGAATATGCAGGTCGGTGGCGAGAACCTGGAAGGGCTGGTGACGAACGATTGGACCGTGGATGTCGGCCGTTCGTTCTCTGCCCAGGATGTGGATGAAGGCAGAAAGGTGATGATCCTGGGTCAGGCGGCAGTCGAGAAACTGTTCCCCCCGAGCATCAACCCGGTCGGTGAGGAGATCAGGGTCGACGGCACGATCTACCAGGTGATCGGGGTCTTTGCCAAGAAGGGCGGGGCGCTGGGCGGGAACCAGGACCAGTTCGGGGCGATACCGATCACGACCTACATGCAGAAGTACGGCAAGGCCGATCGCAGCGTGAACATCATGGTGAAGGCCCGCAGCAAGGAACTTCTGGACGACACCATCGAGCAGGTGCGATCGATCCTGCGTGCCGCACGAAAGGTCGATCCGGGTGCGGAGGATGACTTCGCCTATTACTCCAACGACTCGCTGATCAAGCAGTTCAACGAATTCACGCTGTACCTGCGTATGGGCGTTCTTCTGGTGAGTTCCATCGCCTTGCTCGCCGCCGGCGTCGGCATCATGAACATCATGCTGGTGTCCGTGACCGAGCGGACGCGGGAGATCGGCATCCGGAAGGCGATCGGGGCACAGCGGAAGGACATCCTGGCCCAGTTCATGATCGAAGCGATCCTCCTGAGTGAGATCGGAGGCGTCATCGGCGTCGCCGCCGGGATCCTCACCGGGAACATCGTCGGTCTTCTCCTGGAGGTCCCTGCGGTGATCCCGTGGGACTGGGCCGCGATCGGCATCATTGTTTGTTCATTGGTAGGACTTCTGTTCGGCGTCTACCCGGCCTGGAAGGCAGCCAACCTGGATCCTATCGAAGCTCTCCGGTACGAATAG
- a CDS encoding HD domain-containing protein yields the protein MHPASHITISHPLLRRIGAVGDRTGTTVYVVGGYVRDLVLGTEVQDIDILVMGDGIVFAHEVARELSIGTVVTYERFGTAMIPVGDGKLEFVGARKEKYTEESRKPDVVPATLEEDLLRRDFTVNAMAVALNAGAFGTLHDPLGGTADLEAKLLRTPLDPVQTFDDDPLRMMRAVRFAAQLDCQVAPAVLAAVGAMKDRIRIVSHERIADEFLKLLKAPRPSIGLHLMYETGLMHLVFPEIAQMAGVDQVKDHHHKDVFRHTCKVVDNICATTDNVWLRFAALVHDIAKPRTKAYQEGVGWTFHGHEEIGARMMKKVFQRLRLPHAHLPYIEKLVRLHLRPMVLVDEEVTDSAVRRLMFEAGPDIDDLMTLCRADITSKNPSLVARYLRNYELVMEKIREVEEKDRIRNWQPPVRGEEIMAACGIGPSRMVGQLKDAIEEAILDGKIPNEHDAAMAYLLEIKDEILKKGSLS from the coding sequence ATGCATCCCGCATCCCATATCACCATCTCCCATCCTCTCCTCCGCAGGATCGGGGCGGTCGGCGACCGCACCGGGACGACCGTCTATGTCGTCGGGGGATACGTGCGCGATCTCGTTCTCGGCACGGAGGTTCAGGATATCGACATTCTGGTGATGGGGGACGGTATCGTCTTCGCCCATGAGGTCGCACGCGAGCTCTCCATCGGGACCGTCGTCACGTATGAGAGATTCGGCACGGCCATGATCCCGGTGGGTGACGGGAAACTGGAGTTCGTGGGGGCGCGCAAGGAAAAGTACACGGAGGAGTCCAGGAAGCCGGATGTCGTTCCCGCCACGTTGGAGGAAGACCTGCTGCGCCGCGACTTCACGGTGAATGCGATGGCTGTTGCGTTGAATGCCGGTGCGTTCGGCACGTTGCACGATCCGCTTGGCGGCACGGCGGACCTCGAAGCAAAGCTCCTGCGTACGCCGCTCGATCCCGTGCAGACCTTCGATGATGATCCCCTCCGGATGATGCGGGCGGTACGGTTCGCGGCGCAGCTCGACTGCCAGGTCGCGCCGGCGGTGCTTGCAGCGGTCGGTGCCATGAAGGACCGCATCCGCATCGTCTCGCACGAGCGCATCGCCGATGAGTTCCTCAAACTCCTCAAAGCACCACGCCCTTCGATCGGTCTCCACCTCATGTACGAGACCGGGCTCATGCATCTCGTGTTCCCGGAGATCGCGCAGATGGCAGGGGTGGATCAGGTGAAGGACCACCACCACAAGGACGTCTTCCGTCACACCTGCAAGGTCGTGGACAACATCTGCGCGACGACGGACAACGTCTGGCTGCGGTTCGCCGCGCTGGTGCACGACATCGCGAAACCCCGGACGAAGGCATATCAGGAAGGTGTGGGTTGGACCTTTCATGGGCACGAGGAGATCGGGGCACGGATGATGAAGAAGGTCTTCCAGCGTTTGCGCCTTCCTCATGCCCATCTCCCGTATATCGAGAAACTCGTCCGCCTCCATCTCCGCCCGATGGTCCTGGTGGATGAGGAAGTGACGGATTCCGCGGTCCGCCGGCTCATGTTCGAGGCCGGTCCGGACATCGACGATCTGATGACGCTGTGCCGGGCGGATATCACCTCGAAGAATCCCTCGCTTGTCGCCCGTTACCTGCGGAACTACGAGCTCGTGATGGAGAAGATCCGGGAGGTGGAGGAGAAGGACCGGATCCGTAACTGGCAGCCGCCGGTCAGGGGCGAAGAGATCATGGCCGCATGCGGCATCGGCCCGAGCCGGATGGTCGGCCAGCTCAAAGATGCCATTGAGGAAGCCATTCTTGATGGGAAGATCCCGAACGAGCACGATGCCGCAATGGCGTATTTGCTCGAAATAAAGGATGAAATCCTCAAAAAAGGCTCCCTTTCATGA
- a CDS encoding HAD-IA family hydrolase translates to MSTDHPHMTIPERLSCVIFDIDGTLTSTNALIFATFNHVAEKHLGRAFTPAEIIGLFGPPEEGAVEKVFGPAMVPQVMDEMCAFYRANHGAMANLHEGMGEALRLLKERGIRLAVFTGKGRRTAGITLEVLGLTQYFEMIVTGNDVANFKPDGEGIRRILDRLHVPAPETVMVGDSMADVHASRDAGVVMAAVVWDAYDRERVLAAGTDLVFADGTAFVSWCRSHSGPAGGA, encoded by the coding sequence ATGTCCACCGACCACCCCCATATGACCATCCCTGAACGTCTGTCGTGCGTGATCTTTGACATTGACGGTACGCTGACGAGCACCAATGCCCTTATCTTTGCAACGTTCAATCATGTGGCCGAGAAGCACCTGGGGCGGGCCTTCACCCCTGCGGAGATCATCGGGCTTTTTGGCCCTCCGGAGGAGGGTGCGGTGGAGAAGGTGTTCGGCCCGGCCATGGTGCCGCAGGTGATGGATGAGATGTGTGCATTCTACCGTGCGAACCATGGAGCGATGGCGAACCTGCATGAAGGCATGGGCGAAGCGCTCCGGTTGCTGAAGGAACGGGGGATCCGGCTCGCGGTGTTCACGGGGAAAGGGCGGCGTACCGCGGGGATCACGCTCGAGGTGCTCGGGCTGACGCAGTACTTCGAGATGATCGTGACGGGCAACGACGTCGCCAACTTCAAGCCCGATGGTGAGGGGATCCGCAGGATCCTGGACAGGCTGCATGTGCCGGCACCGGAGACGGTGATGGTCGGCGATTCGATGGCCGATGTGCACGCGTCGCGGGATGCGGGCGTTGTGATGGCCGCCGTGGTGTGGGACGCGTATGATCGTGAACGTGTGCTGGCGGCCGGGACCGATCTGGTCTTTGCCGATGGTACGGCGTTCGTTTCGTGGTGCCGGAGCCATTCCGGACCCGCAGGTGGTGCTTAA